Proteins from a genomic interval of Cyclopterus lumpus isolate fCycLum1 chromosome 18, fCycLum1.pri, whole genome shotgun sequence:
- the chd3 gene encoding chromodomain-helicase-DNA-binding protein 3 isoform X6: MSSPLRSCEEDEGMVVNSEGGDFDEEDDDGDGDQNASDINSPAAPRETATPAAAPDVEPKISDRDAPCKKKGRPKKKKDTKKKDKEGKPVKAKKRKKIGTDVERESDRERDYGENSDSVVSDYGSGEKKKKKKHKERKEKKTKKKKKVDGDSSQEETIKPIEQKTSAQLAKEWGLEDVDHTFTEEDYRELTNYKAFSQFMRPMIAKKNPKIPMSKMMTILGAKWREFSSNNPFKGNAAAVAAAAAAAAIAVAEQVSAANASPEPPPPPPPPPPPQPVRKAKTKEGKGPGFKKRSKSPRVPDKKKAVAKAKKMAPIRIKLSPIGAKRKKSCSSEEGEEDESEQEDSSVHSSSVRSDSSGRVKKNKPGRPAKRKKKSTIPGEEEEGGGGYETDHQDYCEVCQQGGEIILCDTCPRAYHLVCLEPELDKAPEGKWSCPHCEKEGIQWEAKDEDFEDFEEDSEDRVITEVGVPVEVEDEDDDHMEFCRVCKDGGELLCCDTCTSSYHIHCLNPPLPEIPNGEWLCPRCTCLPIKGRVQKILHWRWGDPPPPIPVPTALDAPPDAPPPPPMKGRAEREFFVKLTGQSYWHCTWITELQLEIFHSVMYRNYQRKTDMDEPPCLDYGSGTEDENGVVKNEKRRAKDPQYAILEEKYYKYGIKPEWMMIHRIINYSVDKKGTYHYLVKWRDLTYDQCTWERDDLDIPDFAIYKGNYWRHRDAITKEDPEKPRRMRSKNQEGEEESPASPVTDPTIKYEEQPDFVTLTGGTLHLYQLEGLNWLRFSWAQGTDTILADEMGLGKTIQTIVFLYSLFKEGHTKGPFLVSAPLSTIINWEREFEMWAPDFYVVTYTGDKDSRAIIRENEFSFDETAVKGGKKAFKLRRDAPIKFHVLLTSYELVTIDQTALKSIDWACLVVDEAHRLKNNQSKFFRRLNDYKIDHKLLLTGTPLQNNLEELFHLLNFLTPNRFNNLEGFLEEFADISKEDQIKKLHDLLGPHMLRRLKADVFKNMPSKTELIVRVELSPMQKKYYKLILTKNFEALNSKGGGNQVSLLNIMMDLKKCCNHPYLFPVASIEAQKTPNGAYEGSALTKASGKLTLMQKMLRKLKDHGHRVLIFSQMTKMLDLLEDFLDHEGYKYERIDGSVTGAMRQEAIDRFNAPGACQFCFLLSTRAGGLGINLATADTVVIFDSDWNPHNDIQAFSRAHRIGQANKVMIYRFVTRASVEERITQVAKRKMMLTHLVVRPGLGSKAGSMSKQELDDILKFGTEELFKDEVERMKNCSGDKGDDEGSVIHYDNVAIERLLDRSQDATDDSEVQNMNEYLSSFKVAQYMVREEDKVEEIEREIIKQEENVDPDYWEKLLRHHYEQQQEDLTSKLGKGKRNRKPVNYNDAAQEDQEWHADISDNQSEYSVGSEEEDEDFDDRPEGRRHSRRQLRNEKDKPLPPLLARVGGNLEVLGFNTRQRKAFLNAVMRWGMPTQDAFSSQWLVRDLRGKSEKEFKAYVSLFMRHLCEPVADGAETFADGVPREGLCRQPVLTRIGVMSLVKKKIQEFEHINGRWSLPELKPEVLIDKSSSRASSPAVKTTTPTSEASYNNTPCTSKPATPAPSDKLEKNGKEGEKEEDKEESEAQADKERVKEKEKDEGKEVDSNRTADPEELSSLTKDTAQNVSPRQRNEGKEDDDLKEEEKKETDSLSATTQEKRAQEESKEETKQDAEVKEEKLGGKTGEGEEKEKEKEKREETPTAAEATDANDKAEVSAVKKEEVKGEKDAGREVRAAKEDAPKANLRPPVERPRFMFNIADGGFTELHTLWQNEERAAISSGKMNEIWHRRHDFWLLAGIVIHGYARWQDIQNDPQFAIVNEPFKSQANKGNFLEMKNKFLARRFKLLEQALVIEEQLRRAAYLNMTQDPSHPAMALNARFTEMECLAESHQHLSKESLAGNKPANAVLHKVLNQLEELLCDMKADVTRLPATLARVPPIAARLQMSERSILSRLASKGTEMHTPPPIPSGPYATPHNYGAPFTPAPPSALLMGGANYGHMSPGSFISVLNGPPMSVKKEREAELLVNRREQRSGEVICIDD; the protein is encoded by the exons ACGTAGAGCCCAAGATATCAGACAGAGACGCCCCGTGCAAAAAGAAAGGGCGACcgaagaaaaagaaggacacaaagaagaaagacaaagagggcAAACCGGTCAAAGCAAAAAAACGCAAGAAGATT GGCACTGATGTAGAGAGAGAGTCggacagagaaagagactaCGGCGAGAACTCGGACAGCGTCGTCAGCGACTATGGATccggagagaaaaagaaaaagaagaaacataaagaaaggaaggagaagaaaaccaagaagaagaaaaaggtcgATGGGGACAGCAGCCAAGAGGAAACCATCAAG CCAATAGAGCAGAAGACGTCAGCGCAGCTGGCGAAGGAGTGGGGCCTGGAGGATGTTGATCATACCTTCACAGAGGAGGACTACAGGGAACTCACCAACTACAAAGCCTTCAGCCAGTTCATGAG GCCGATGATCGCCAAGAAGAATCCTAAGATCCCCATGTCGAAGATGATGACCATCCTGGGGGCCAAGTGGAGAGAGTTCAGCTCTAACAACCCCTTCAAGGGCAACGCTGCTGCGGTTGCGGCGGCCGCTGCAGCGGCCGCGATCGCCGTCGCCGAGCAGGTCTCTGCAGCGAACGCCTCGCCTGAACCCCCGCCGCCTCCGCctccgccgccaccgccgcaaCCAGTCAGAAAGGCCAAGACGAAAGAGGGCAAAG GCCCCGGCTTTAAAAAGCGCAGTAAAAGTCCTCGAGTGCCAGACAAGAAAAAGGCCGTGGCCAAGGCCAAAAAGATGGCACCCATTCGTATCAAACTATCGCCGATAGGCGccaagaggaagaagagttgCTCA AgcgaggagggggaagaggacgAGTCCGAGCAGGAGGACTCCAGCGTCCACAGCTCCTCCGTTCGCTCTGACAGCTCCGGTCGCGTCAAGAAGAACAAGCCAGGGAGGCCGGccaaaaggaagaagaaaagcacaA TCccaggggaagaggaggagggggggggcggctaCGAGACGGATCATCAGGACTACTGCGAGGTGTGCCAGCAGGGCGGAGAGATCATCCTGTGCGACACTTGTCCTCGAGCTTACCACCTCGTCTGCCTCGAGCCTGAGCTGGACAAGGCCCCCGAGGGCAAGTGGAGCTGCCCGCACTGC GAAAAAGAGGGAATCCAGTGGGAAGCGAAGGACGAGGACTTTGAGGACTTCGAGGAGGACAGCGAGGACAGAGTGATAACGGAGGTCGGGGTCCCCGTCGAggtggaggacgaggatgaCGACCACATGGAGTTCTGTCGGGTGTGTAAAGACGGGGGTGAACTGTTGTGCTGCGACACCTGCACCTCTTCCTACCACATCCACTGTCTCAACCCGCCGCTGCCAGAGATCCCCAACGGAGAGTGGCTGTGTCCGCGATGCACG TGTCTGCCAATCAAAGGGCGAGTCCAGAAGATCCTCCACTGGCGATGGGGCGATCCTCCGCCTCCCATCCCCGTTCCCACCGCTCTCGACGCCCCACCCGACGCCCCCCCGCCGCCGCCCATGAAGGGCAGAGCCGAGAGGGAGTTCTTTGTCAAGTTGACGGGGCAGTCCTACTGGCACTGCACCTGGATCACTGAGCTGCag cTTGAGATCTTCCATTCTGTGATGTACAGAAACTACCAGAGGAAGACGGACATGGACGAGCCCCCCTGCCTGGATTACGGGTCGGGCACAGAGGACGAGAACGGAGTGGTTAAGAACGAGAAGAGGAGGGCCAAGGACCCCCAGTACGCCATACTGGAAGAAAAGTACTACAAGTATGGCATCAAGCCTGAGTGGATGATGATCCACCGCATCATCAACTACAG CGTGGATAAGAAGGGGACGTACCACTACCTGGTCAAGTGGAGAGACCTGACCTATGACCAGTGCACCTGGGAGAGAGATGACCTGGACATCCCCGACTTTGCAATTTACAAAGGCAACTACTGGAGACACAG AGATGCGATAACGAAGGAGGACCCGGAGAAAcccaggaggatgaggagcaagaaccaggagggagaagaggagtcTCCTGCCTCTCCGGTAACTGAT CCGACGATAAAATACGAGGAGCAGCCCGACTTTGTCACATTGACGGGCGGGACGTTGCACCTGTACCAGCTGGAGGGTCTCAACTGGCTCCGGTTCTCCTGGGCTCAGGGCACAGACACCATCCTGGCAGACGAGATGGGCCTCGGCAAGACCATCCAGACCATCGTCTTCCTCTACTCGCTCTTCAAAGAG GGCCACACCAAAGGTCCGTTCCTGGTCAGCGCTCCGCTCTCCACCATCATCAACTGGGAGAGGGAGTTTGAGATGTGGGCGCCCGACTTCTACGTGGTGACGTACACGGGAGACAAGGACAGCCGAGCCATCATCAGAGAGAACGAGTTCTCCTTCGACGAGACGGCCGTCAAAGGAGGGAAGAAGGCCTTCAAACTGAgg AGAGACGCTCCTATCAAATTCCACGTGTTGCTGACCTCCTACGAGTTGGTGACCATCGACCAGACGGCGCTCAAGTCCATCGACTGGGCCTGTCTGGTGGTGGACGAGGCTCACCGCCTCAAGAACAACCAgtccaag TTTTTCAGGCGTCTGAACGACTATAAGATCGACCACAAGCTGCTGCTGACTGGAACTCCTCTCCAGAACAACCTGGAGGAGCTGTTTCACCTGCTCAACTTCCTCACACCGAACCGCTTCAA TAACCTCGAAGGCTTCCTGGAAGAGTTTGCCGACATCTCCAAGGAGGACCAGATCAAGAAGCTCCACGACCTGCTGGGACCTCACATGCTTCGGAGGCTGAAGGCCGACGTCTTCAAGAACATGCCGTCCAAGACGGAGCTGATCGTCAGAGTGGAGCTGAGCCCGATGCAGAA gAAATACTACAAGCTGATTCTGACCAAGAACTTTGAGGCTCTGAACTCGAAAGGTGGAGGAAACCAGGTATCCCTGCTCAACATCATGATGGACCTAAAGAAGTGCTGCAACCACCCCTACCTCTTCCCCGTCGCCTCCATT gaaGCTCAAAAAACCCCAAACGGTGCTTACGAGGGGTCAGCCCTCACGAAGGCCTCTGGGAAACTGACGCTGATGCAGAAGATGCTGAGGAAACTGAAAGATCACGGGCACCGAGTACTGATCTTCTCACAG ATGACTAAAATGCTGGATTTACTAGAAGATTTTCTGGACCATGAAGGTTACAAGTATGAAAGGATCGATGGAAGCGTCACAGGGGCGATGAGACAGGAGGCCATTGACCGCTTCAACG CTCCTGGTGCTTGTCAGTTTTGTTTCCTGCTCTCCACCAGAGCGGGAGGTTTGGGCATCAACTTGGCCACCGCGGACACGGTCGTCATCTTCGACTCCGACTGGAACCCTCACAATGACATCCAG GCGTTCAGTCGAGCCCACCGAATCGGGCAGGCCAACAAGGTGATGATCTACCGCTTTGTGACGCGAGCCAGCGTGGAGGAGCGCATCACCCAGGTGGCCAAGAGGAAGATGATGCTGACCCACCTGGTGGTGCGGCCGGGCCTGGGATCCAAAGCCGGCTCCATGAGCAAACAGGAACTGGACGACATCCTCAAGTTTGGAACAGAGGAGCTCTTCAAAGATGAAGTAGAAC GCATGAAGAACTGTTCGGGGGACAAAGGCGACGACGAGGGCAGCGTGATCCACTACGACAACGTGGCCATCGAGAGGCTGCTGGACCGGAGCCAAGACGCCACGGACGACTCGGAGGTCCAGAACATGAACGAGTACCTCAGCTCCTTCAAAGTGGCCCAGTACATGGTCCGAGAGGAGGATAAG GTCGAGGAGATCGAGCGGGAGATCATCAAGCAGGAGGAGAACGTGGATCCGGATTATTGGGAGAAGCTGCTGCGGCACCActacgagcagcagcaggaggacctGACGAGCAAGCTGGGCAAAGGCAAGAGGAACCGCAAGCCTGTCAACTACAACGACGCTGCACAGGAAGACCAAG AGTGGCATGCTGACATTTCAGATAACCAGTCCGAGTATTCAGTGGgctccgaggaggaggacgaggacttTGACGATCGGCCCGAAG GTCGAAGGCATTCCCGTCGACAGTTGAGGAATGAGAAGGATAAACCTCTGCCTCCGCTTCTGGCCAGAGTGGGAGGCAACCTTGAG GTGCTGGGCTTCAACACACGCCAGCGGAAGGCTTTCCTGAACGCGGTGATGCGCTGGGGGATGCCGACCCAGGACGCTTTCTCCTCTCAGTGGCTGGTCAGAGACCTCAGGGGCAAGTCGGAGAAAGAGTTCAA AGCGTACGTGTCTCTCTTCATGCGTCACTTGTGCGAGCCGGTGGCCGACGGAGCGGAGACGTTCGCCGACGGCGTGCCGAGGGAGGGCCTGTGCCGCCAGCCGGTCCTCACGCGCATCGGCGTCATGTCCCTCGTCAAGAAGAAG ATCCAAGAGTTTGAGCACATTAACGGCCGGTGGAGTCTTCCAGAGCTCAAGCCTGAGGTCCTCATAGACAAGTCCTCCTCCAGGGCTTCCTCTCCCGCTGTGAAGACCACCACGCCCACCTCCGAGGCCAGCTATAACAACACGCCTTGCACCTCCAAGCCAG cgaCCCCTGCGCCATCAGACAAGCTGGAAAAGAacggaaaggagggagagaaggaggaggacaaagaggaaAGCGAGGCCCAGGCTGAtaaagagagagtgaaggagaaagagaaggatgaGGGGAAAGAGGTGGACAGCAACAGGACTGCAGACCCCGAAGAG CTTTCCTCTTTGACAAAAGACACAGCACAGAATGTGTCTCCACGTCAAAGAAACGAAGGCAAAGAGGACGACGAcctgaaagaggaggagaagaaagaaacagactCTCTTTCCGCCACGACACAGGAGAAAAGAGCACAGGAGGAGAGTAAAGAAGAGACGAAACAAGACGCAGAGGTCAAAGAAGAGAAATTGG gaggaaagacgggggagggggaggagaaggaaaaagaaaaagaaaagcggGAAGAGACGCCGACAGCAGCTGAAGCGACGGACGCCAACGATAAGGCCGAGGTGTCTGCCGTGAAGAAAG aggaggtcaaaggtgaaaAGGATGCTGGGAGAGAAGTCAGAGCAGCCAAAGAGGATGCGCCCAAGGCTAACCTGAGGCCTCCTGTCGAGCGCCCTCGCTTCATGTTCAACATCGCAGACGGCGGCTTCACCG AGCTGCACACTCTCTGGCAGAATGAGGAGCGGGCTGCCATCTCTTCGGGGAAGATGAACGAGATCTGGCACCGCCGACACGACTTCTGGCTGCTGGCGGGAATCGTGAT TCACGGCTACGCCCGGTGGCAGGACATCCAGAATGACCCCCAGTTCGCCATCGTCAATGAGCCTTTCAAATCGCAGGCGAACAAAGGCAACTTCCTGGAGATGAAGAACAAGTTCCTGGCTCGACGCTTCAAG CTGCTGGAGCAGGCGCTGGTGATAGAGGAGCAGCTGCGACGGGCCGCCTACCTGAACATGACCCAGGACCCCAGCCACCCGGCCATGGCGCTCAACGCACGCTTTACGGAGATGGAGTGCCTCGCGGAGTCACACCAGCACCTCAGCAAGGAGTCGCTGGCGGGCAACAAGCCGGCCAACGCTGTCCTGcacaaag TGTTGAACCAGTTGGAGGAGCTGCTGTGTGACATGAAGGCTGACGTGACCCGGCTACCGGCCACGCTGGCCAGAGTCCCGCCCATCGCCGCCCGCCTGCAAATGTCCGAGAGGAGCATCCTCAGCCGGCTGGCAAGCAAGGGCACTGAGATGCACACGCCTCCG CCCATACCTTCAGGACCCTACGCCACCCCTCACAACTACGGAGCCCCCTTCACCCCCGCACCCCCTAGCGCCCTGCTCATGGGAGGCGCCAACTACGGTCACATGTCGCCCGGATCCTTCATATCAG TGCTGAACGGGCCTCCCATGTCTGTGAAGAAGGAGCGGGAGGCAGAGCTGCTCGTCAACCGGCGGGAGCAGCGCAGCGGAGAGGTCATCTGTATCGACGActag